The DNA region TTATTCCATTAGCCAAAAAGCTAAGAGGGAGACCAATAAAATTAACTTATTCAAGGGAAGATGAATTTGTAAACAGCTTTGTAAGGCAAGGAATGCACGCAACGATTAAAACAGGAGTAGATAAAGATGGTAAAATCATAGGTGTTAAAAATAACTTTGTCTGGGACGGTGGAGCATATACAGAATATGGTGTAAACATTGTAAGAGCTGGAGGCTATAGTTCATCAGGACCATATGATATTCCTAATCTATGGACAGATTCAATTTGTGTATATACAAATCATCCTGTTGGAGGACCTTATAGGGGATTTGGAATGTCAGAAATACATTTTGCTATAGAACAAAACATTGATCTATTAGCAGAAAAACTTGGCATAGACCCAGTAGATATTAGAAGAATAAATGGGTTAAAGCCAGGAGGAAGTAACGCTACTGGAGAAATTATTGAGCAGTGTGGATTATTAGAATGTTTAGAAGATGTAGCTAAAAATATTGAGTGGGGTAAGAGAAATCCTCCAAGTAAAACTAATAAGGTTAGAGGAAAAGGTATTGCTTGTGGATTCAAGGCTCCATCTATGCCGAATGACGTAGCTTCTGCTGCTATTATTAAATTGAATGAAGATGGAACAGCACATCTTTTAGTAAGTGGCCAAGATATTGGTCAAGGTTCTGATACTGCGTTGACACAAATTGCAGCAGAGGCATTAAGCATACCACCTCATAAGATTACAATTAAGACCGGAGACACGGACCATACTCCATACGAATGGCAGACTGTTGCTAGTCGTATAACCTACTGTTCAGGTAATGCCATCATTAATGCCTGCGAAGATGCAAAAGAACAGTTATTTGAACTAGCACAGCTAGCTCTAGGGATATATAAGCGAGATTTAGTATTAGTCGATGGATATGTGGCATCTAAAATCTATCCAGATAAGAAAATTGCTATTAAAGATCTAGCTTTAGGATTATCCTTGCCAGATGGTTCTGGAATTCATGGACCTATTATTGGAAGAGGTTCATTTATACCACCTAATGTTAGAAATACAGATAAATTTACTGGACAAGGTGAAAAACCAGTTGCCTTCTGGACATATGGTACTCAGGGTGTAGAAATTGAAATTGATAAAGAAACAGGAAAAGTTGATGTATTAAAGGTAGCTTCCTGCTTTGACGTAGGTAAG from Alkaliphilus flagellatus includes:
- a CDS encoding xanthine dehydrogenase family protein molybdopterin-binding subunit → MKYIGKSVNRVDGIKKVTGELKYVDDMKLPKMLYADVKRSPYPHAKLLKVDTSKAEALPGVKAVITGKDVPNRVGLYLEDKTFLATDKVRYRGEAIAAVAAETKEIAKMAIDLIDVEYEELPVVSNAVEALKPDAPLVHPDLGEYHYGPIFFPEPGTNISNHYRVRKGDVEKAFEEAEHIVENSFFVPHIQHSPIENHSAIAQMDRDGSLTIWSSCQSPYAVRKALSVAFDLPLNKIRVLSPAVGGGFGGKAGTTLEGIIIPLAKKLRGRPIKLTYSREDEFVNSFVRQGMHATIKTGVDKDGKIIGVKNNFVWDGGAYTEYGVNIVRAGGYSSSGPYDIPNLWTDSICVYTNHPVGGPYRGFGMSEIHFAIEQNIDLLAEKLGIDPVDIRRINGLKPGGSNATGEIIEQCGLLECLEDVAKNIEWGKRNPPSKTNKVRGKGIACGFKAPSMPNDVASAAIIKLNEDGTAHLLVSGQDIGQGSDTALTQIAAEALSIPPHKITIKTGDTDHTPYEWQTVASRITYCSGNAIINACEDAKEQLFELAQLALGIYKRDLVLVDGYVASKIYPDKKIAIKDLALGLSLPDGSGIHGPIIGRGSFIPPNVRNTDKFTGQGEKPVAFWTYGTQGVEIEIDKETGKVDVLKVASCFDVGKVINPNLIEGQVEGGIIQGIGSAIFEELVIENGIVKNPSFVDYKIPTADDMPEMIVNFVENPEETGPFGARGVAEPCMVPTAPAIANAVYDAIGVRIKSLPITAEKILKAIKEKEKNS